The Lycium ferocissimum isolate CSIRO_LF1 unplaced genomic scaffold, AGI_CSIRO_Lferr_CH_V1 ctg5593, whole genome shotgun sequence nucleotide sequence gtatgatgattacgATTACTTCGTAATAGAATCGGGGgctctcgaccttacgtcaccccgacatggttatagattatctttgaATTCTAAttcatgctttatgataagtatgtgaGGATGACGATTtcaccatgcctagatggccagacatgtcaccgcgaagacgggctgcatacgattccaccgtgcctggatggccgaacatgtcaccgctactacgagctgcttatgattacaccgtgcctggATGGCCGGACATATCACTGCTACTGCGGGCTACTTGTGGTTACACCatgccatggtggccgaacatgtCACTGCTAATGCAAGCTCCTTAACGATACATGAATCAAGCTGTACGTTCCATAgcacttttagttatattttttttttacgaagagcatacatatcatataccgcATAGGTAACTTCAgtcatacatatgcattcaaaCAGTCAGTTTgttatgagtttcagattctTTTCATGActcttatttatatatgttactcttatgccttacatactcggcacattattcgtactgactctcCGTTGCTCGGGAGAcagcgttcatgcccgcaggtaccgatAGACAGAGAGACgatccagcttagtaggacttccCCTCAGCTGTAGTTGGTGCGCTCCAGTTGATCCGGAGCTGCGatcattttggtatgctattttgagatgtatatacatgtatatgggtatggaggggccctgtcccgtcctttctacagctttctgttccagtagaggtctgtagacagtggtATGTAGTTGGTACATGATGTACAGCCTTGTCGTCTCTCATTCTTTTTTGTATAGTATCTATATAGCAGCCTAGTAGGCTTGCACtgttattttggtattttgcatatatatacagtTGGATATGAATCAGATTTTGGCAACCCTGTTGTTATGTGATAGTTAAGCAGGTATATGGGTGTCTGGTCATTAGAGGTtaggcactcgtcatgactcatcgacttgggtcgtgacacgattTTGGAGGACTTTGCAAGCCGAGTTAGGCACtcgattggatcttagtacagcttttcaccctcagacagatgTCAGTCTGAGCGAATAATTCAGGTTCTCGAGGACATGCTTCGAGCATGTGTGATTGACTGTGGTGGTTATTGGGACCAGTTATTACCATTGAcagagtttgcttataataatagttaccagtCGAGCATTTatatggctccatttgaggcACTTTATAAGAGGCGATATAGATCTCCTATTGtgtggtttgatgcatttgaggtaaggCCATGGGGTACTGACCTTTTGAAAGAGTCATTAGACAAGATTAAGGTGATTCAGGATAAGCTCTTAGTGGCTCAGAGAAGACAGAAGGAATATGCGGATCGAAAGGCCCGAGATTTTAAGTGGTTGGGGAGCAAATTTTGTtaaaggtctcacccatgaagggtgtgatgaggtttgggaagaagggcaagctcagTCCTAGGTTCATCGATCCACTTTAGATTCTTAGCCGTGTGGGGAAGGTAGCCTATAAGTTGGCTTTGCCTCCAGGTTTGTCAGGTGTTCACATAGTgtttcatgtctctatgttaaagagatacaACGGTGATGGTTCTTACATTATTCATTGGGATTCAGTCTTGTTGGATGAGAACTTGTCGGATGAGAACTTGTCTTATGAGGAAGAGACTATTGCCATCTTAGATAGAGAGGTTCGTAAGTTGAAGTCTAAGGAGATAGCGTCAgtgaaggttcagtggaagGATCATCctattgaggaggctacttgggagaccgagtccgaTATGCAAAATAagtatccttttcttttcacctAGTCAGGTACCTTTTGCCTCGTTTCCTTTCCTTGTCTATTTGAAgacgaacgattgtttaattggtatctgatgtaacgacccgctaggtcaTTATGTGCATtctgaccattttacccctgccGGTTCATTTTCGAGGCTAGGAGCGAGTCTGGTGATAACTTAAAGATTCATAATTCTAAAACAAAGGCATTTGATTGTATTTTGTGCATTTGGCTGAAAACTTGTTTTAATCCGTTGGGGGgttgacttagtaaattagaccCCGTTGGGATTTCTGAGGCTgcgggtgagtccgtagcatATTTTTACATATGTATGCATGCTTGGTTTGTGTGTGTAGGGCCTCGAATTGATGTTGGGATTATGGGTATAGACTTGATGAAAAAACCAAAGCTTATTGGTTCTGATGCGACTGCTGCAGCAGGCGAGATCGCTGCAGCGAGTTCGCCACAGTGGAGTGCTAGTCTCCGTTACGGGACTTTGGGTTTTGGGGAGAGACCGCCATAACGGGGGTtggaccgccatagcgggaccgctACGGTGCAGACTGCCATAGCGGGACCGCTACAGTGCGATGCTATGGCGAGTCTAGCCATTTAATGAGGTCCATCATAGCGGTGGGAATTTTTGCTACAGCGAGACCGCTGCAGTGAAACTACTGACTGCTTCAACGGTCAACgagttacacctcagaaaaattTCGTGTCGTCATATGATAGACAGGCTAATGC carries:
- the LOC132044943 gene encoding uncharacterized protein LOC132044943, with translation MLRACVIDCGGYWDQLLPLTEFAYNNSYQSSIYMAPFEALYKRRYRSPIVWFDAFEVRPWGTDLLKESLDKIKVIQDKLLVAQRRQKEYADRKARDFKCRVGKVAYKLALPPGLSGVHIVFHVSMLKRYNGDGSYIIHWDSVLLDENLSDENLSYEEETIAILDREVRKLKSKEIASVKVQWKDHPIEEATWETESDMQNKYPFLFT